A stretch of Equus przewalskii isolate Varuska chromosome 11, EquPr2, whole genome shotgun sequence DNA encodes these proteins:
- the LOC139074647 gene encoding macrophage-expressed gene 1 protein-like, with protein MEELRGSRLPRHSSPPDMALCLVPLLGLLSAERGGMGDPGAPGFQGCKQTLNVPVLGALPGGGWDNLRNVELELVLRRYYSQCLTTEAGEYLIQDQLHVVPQRESFVETRGELIDSGSATPTPSINAELSFLPSLNGKSSIDCQNVKKYNLEYQMVTARVQVRHSIYSVKAPEIPDFQPTFRQHLLALSDHLENDQIREAEYLAEMLVLWYGTHVLTDVEAGATLVQEDQVRRELVDSQAGERNNVTSTASAVFFHMVNFGDAASWQAQSQLFQDYVRNTVASKMRSHGGVPFYPGITLQKWQEGISNRLVAIGRSELPLPALLQPEALPELPAPTVQRVAAAVRRAIHRYYAVNALPGCLRRGAPAFNPQANLEDGSCGGGRSNFSFGGVFQECEAVSGQDAKHLCQAYRIPNPLTGYASCPASYTASALHSELKTWSEPRPECQQQCRKCWLFFQCCQTVCATHEQRSVVRLAASWCVPSQASLPATSGFLFGGLYSPGNSNPFTKAQACPSYFYALTLFGDLKVCVSSDLELGAAQAVPFGGFFSCQVGNPLVGLLKGQSPGLLQEMFCQDSPTDHPMKCPAGYSQHQAYLSNGCQIFCCLRAGALLGQQQAAVRMPPFLPRPPLLNSSSAHSLSVLVDSTGQRVWVRLQGSDCWQQANINDLSLAAKLLSQAGSKPSIGAIAGSWVGTLVAVVVVTLGISYGFRRYKKGGYKRLQGGILTEEQGGYGTTETTAEPGSV; from the coding sequence ATGGAGGAGCTGAGAGGTAGCAGGCTGCCAAGGCACAGCTCTCCTCCAGACATGGCCCTCTGCCTTGTGCCGCTGCTGGGCCTGCTCTCTGCCGAGCGCGGTGGCATGGGGGATCCGGGAGCACCCGGCTTCCAAGGCTGCAAGCAGACGTTGAATGTCCCGGTGCTGGGGGCGCTGCCAGGAGGTGGCTGGGACAACCTGCGCAACGTGGAGCTGGAGCTGGTGCTGCGGCGTTACTACTCACAGTGTCTCACCACGGAGGCCGGCGAGTACCTCATCCAAGACCAGTTGCACGTGGTGCCGCAGCGGGAGAGCTTCGTGGAGACCCGCGGGGAGCTCATCGACAGTGGCTCAGCTACACCGACACCTTCCATCAACGCTgagctctccttcctccccagccttAATGGTAAGTCCTCCATCGACTGCCAGAACGTCAAGAAGTACAACCTGGAGTACCAGATGGTTACAGCCAGGGTGCAGGTCCGCCACAGCATCTACTCTGTGAAGGCCCCAGAGATCCCCGACTTCCAGCCCACCTTTCGGCAGCATCTGCTGGCCCTCAGCGACCACCTGGAGAACGATCAAATCCGCGAGGCCGAGTACCTGGCAGAGATGCTTGTGCTTTGGTACGGCACGCATGTCCTCACCGACGTGGAGGCCGGGGCTACCTTGGTGCAGGAGGACCAGGTGAGGCGGGAGCTGGTGGACAGTCAGGCCGGAGAGAGGAACAACGTCACGTCCACCGCCTCGGCCGTGTTTTTCCACATGGTCAACTTTGGGGACGCGGCCTCCTGGCAGGCGCAGAGCCAGCTCTTCCAGGACTACGTGCGGAACACGGTGGCGTCCAAGATGCGCAGCCACGGCGGGGTGCCCTTCTACCCGGGCATCACCCTGCAGAAGTGGCAGGAGGGCATCAGCAACCGGCTAGTGGCCATCGGCAGGTCGGAGCTGCCCCTGCCCGCGCTGCTCCAGCCCGAGGCGCTGCCCGAGCTCCCAGCGCCCACCGTGCAACGCGTGGCAGCCGCTGTGCGCCGCGCCATCCACCGCTACTATGCGGTCAACGCGCTCCCGGGCTGCCTGAGGCGCGGGGCGCCCGCCTTCAACCCCCAGGCCAACCTGGAGGACGGCTCCTGCGGAGGCGGCCGCTCCAACTTCAGCTTTGGGGGTGTCTTCCAGGAGTGCGAGGCCGTGTCCGGGCAGGACGCCAAGCACCTCTGCCAGGCCTATCGCATCCCGAACCCGCTCACCGGCTATGCCTCTTGCCCAGCCAGCTACACAGCTAGTGCCCTGCACAGCGAGCTGAAGACGTGGAGCGAGCCCCGCCCTGAGTGCCAGCAGCAATGTCGGAAGTGCTGGCTCTTCTTCCAGTGCTGCCAGACCGTGTGTGCCACCCACGAGCAGCGCAGCGTGGTGCGCCTGGCTGCCTCCTGGTGCGTGCCCTCGCAGGCCTCCCTGCCTGCCACTTCGGGCTTTCTCTTCGGAGGTCTCTACAGCCCTGGCAACTCAAACCCATTCACCAaggcccaggcctgcccctcctACTTCTACGCACTGACGCTCTTTGGTGATCTCAAGGTGTGTGTCAGCAGTGACTTAGAGCTGGGTGCAGCCCAGGCAGTCCCCTTTGGGGGTTTCTTCAGCTGTCAAGTGGGCAACCCCTTGGTGGGCCTCTTGAAGGGCCAGAGTCCTGGGCTCCTGCAGGAGATGTTCTGCCAGGACAGCCCTACTGACCACCCCATGAAGTGCCCAGCAGGGTACAGCCAACACCAGGCTTACCTCAGCAATGGCTGCCAAATCTTCTGCTGCCTCAGGGCTGGGGCCCTCCTGGGCCAGCAGCAAGCAGCTGTCCGGATGCCCCCATTTCTTCCCCGGCCCCCCTTGCTTAACAGCAGCAGCGCCCACAGTCTCTCTGTCTTGGTTGACTCCACTGGCCAGCGGGTCTGGGTGAGGCTGCAAGGCTCTGACTGCTGGCAGCAGGCCAACATCAATGACTTGTCCCTGGCAGCCAAGCTCTTGAGCCAGGCTGGCTCGAAGCCCAGCATCGGGGCCATTGCTGGCAGCTGGGTGGGCACCCTAGTGGCTGTGGTGGTTGTCACTCTGGGGATAAGCTATGGCTTCAGGCGCTACAAGAAAGGGGGCTACAAGAGACTGCAGGGGGGCATCCTCACAGAGGAACAGGGGGGCTATGGGACCACTGAAACCACCGCAGAGCCTGGCTCTGTCTGA